The genomic region ctttgaataaaaagaGCAACTGATTCTGTGTTGGAATTTTATTCACAACTGAGAAGAAGTCACGACATATGACATATTTAATTAGCAAAAACACTTGCATTTAAACACACTTTACACAGGGACTTGGGATCCCAGACAAATTAAAGTTTGGTCTGCTCTTGTGATCCCAGTGATACCAGCCTTTGCTACTGACACATTCAAtctgaaatatataataaaatgacattacaacaaacatgtattattaaaatttttaatacactgtcatgttcaaaacaaagtgaaaaataaaagtgtctgctttgTCTGGTGTACAGGGATATTTACTGGCAAAAGTCATATTTGGGAATGAAAGAATATTGGATAGATATTATATTAGTTATCACATGTATAATTCACCATGGCCTATTTggataataaataaactatatttaaagtacattaacatgttttcttgcatgtgtgcaatttatttttgaaacatATTACATATAGAAATTCAAGTCGACCCAGATTAGAAGTGCTTCTGCAAACTAGGAAAGTTTACTGCTGCCTTCACCACAGGAGtttacaattaatattattatgctaGCATACATTTTGGCAAACTTTCAAAATTATATGCTTAAGACTCAATAAAAATAGTCAACTTATCTATTGGCTCGTTTAGCGAATCCTAACGACACCCGTGAATCATTGGCTGTGTTCATATCAAACAGCTAACACATGACACGACATAAAACAATATAGCTTATAAAATCTTGTGCATCAGTAACAGTTAGAATATAAGCTTGACTTCGTTTAACGCTGAAACATATGCTAATTACGTTTAATGTAAGCCGAAGAGCGTGCACTAACATTTTCAGTGGCGCTTTAACTCAAAACAGGAAACTCGTGAATATTCATGTAAGCTCCGCCCAGTGTCACCGAATATTTCAGAACACCTGTTAAGGAAAACGGCTGGACGTTCACTGTTGTTTATTGATACTTGACATGACAGGTTTATTTTTCCATATAAAACTAAAGAGGATCTCATTGGTCGATGCAGAGAAGAGCAGAaatctgagttaaatctcttccAGCATCCAGCGAATGACACATGACAAACAAATGCTCATAAAATGCTCATTAAAGTTATGATAAAGCTATGAGTCAGCAGAGAGAAGTGAGGACATcgtgtaattaatttaataacaaagtcaaaatattttaatttaaaaaaaccaaacaaacataAAGGCATGAATGAATCGCAGTGAAACCAGTAACATGCATTACTGAAGTAAATAATGATTTAATGTGCACACACAGTTCGATTAGGAAGTTTTTGTTCAAGTAGTTACTGTTTATCATTTATGTAATCTTTGGGATTTATGAATAGttcaatatacagtttaatGTTTACAGACAGTGCGTGCGTTGTGTCAGCAGGTGGCAGCACTTCATTTCGCGCTCGTCAGATCGACACGGAAATACAAACGAGAAAGAACACAAGCGCCCCATAATCCATTGCAACCCGTGAGAATTGCCAGTCATCTTCAGTGTTGGTGAATTCAAGCCTGCTTCTGATTTACACGCGTTACGAGATCAGACTGAGCGTCAAGATGAAAGAAGCGACGGCAAAGAGACGCGAGAAGCCCCGCGCGGATAAAGATGTGGAGGATGTGGAGATGAAGGAGGACGAGCAGCGCGCGCCCCGAGAGCAGGACCAGCTGACACTGGACGGTCAGAACCTTATTTACCATTAATGCCATGAGGATAAACGATTTTAGCAGTCAAAACAACACCGGCAGCTTCTGTAACCCTCTGTAATCTGTCGCTGTGGCGAGATTTCTTATGATTAAGGCGTGCAGAGCCAAAGATGAACACTCAGTTAGTTAGTAAACATGATCTCTGGTGTGACATCAGCAATGCACTAGAAAACAAGCAGGGCTGTGTGAGGACAAGAGTATAAAACTGAATGAGAAACAATATTAAAACGATGATCGCTCACAGTACAGTGGATCATATAAAACTAAAGGATCATGTCGAGTTCATCATGACTGCTGTGTCATACTAACCCTAACTAACCCATACTAACCCTAACTAACCCATACTAACCCTAACTAACCCATACTAACCCTAACTAACCCATACTAACCCTAACTAACCATACTAACATGCAGCGACTGACTGAACCTCCACTGACTTCATTACACAGTTAACAATAATTACaatgaaaatgttgttaaaataaaaaactaaaatattttttaaaatggctaTGCTTCAGCACGTTTTACACTTATTTTTCAAACTACTATGTGCTtacatcaaaataataataataatagctgtTAGGTTGAGTGTTCATATTGTGTTGATGTTGTATTGCGAAACACTGTCATTGAGGTGGACACTAAAGTTAGGGTAGGTTAAAGGGTGGGTGAAGGTGTAAAGGTCAACATTGTAATCAAGTTTACTTGAAATTAAAGCTGTAATTACATGCCTCTCCAACAGAAATGATTGTAATATATCGCCACAGTGATGAACCCTGATaaaactttctactaatcctgaAGACACTGATtatctggttcaggtgtgtttgattagttCTCCAGGACTGAAACTGCCCATCACTGTGACACATTATGTGcaaagatgtaaaaaaaaaaaaaaaaaaaagccttatattatataaacagcttattttgaattgaattgaaaagcAGTTGAAGTCAATTTAAGtcagtatatttattttaaaaaaagagttTAGTGTTATATTTGACTAAAAATGTATTGCAGAAACGCACACATTAACTTCTCTGATCAAAGTAACTTGTTTTTGTTACCTGTAAATGCAAGAAACTAATtcagttcacatttatttgtatagcgcttttcacaattcGTGTAGTTTCAAGAGATTACTGTCCAGTGCCATAATTAAAGGCAGTTGACCACTAATCACTACAGTCTGCATGATGAAGGTACGGATGCTCTGTAGACATCTCTAATGTGTTTGATCACGGATGCAGATATCAAGGAGCACGTGAAGCAGATCGAGAAGGCTGTTCTGGGGAAGGAGCCGCGCTTCGTCCTCCGTGCGCTGAGAGCTCTGCCCTCCACCAGCCGTCGCCTCAATCCCAATGTCCTGCACAAGGCCGTGACGGGATTCTTCACCTCCAACGCCGCCAGCAAAGAGTTCCTGCTCAGCTTCCTGGAGCAGGTACCAAAACACTCGCATCTTTACCAGATGCTCAGGTGTCAAACTTGGGGAACTGCTTTTTGATTTCAGGGTTTGAACAGGCTTAACAATGAAAGTTGACATTTTTAGAACaaagaaaacttttgaatgactGTTCTTATTTTAAGCATCAGGTTTGGCTGTATCTAGTTCTGTGATGCATCCCTTTCCttatgtttaaagggttagctcacccaaaaatgctagtcatgtcatcatttactcaccctcgtgtcattcCTAAcccttctgtggaacacaaaagtatAAATTTTGATTGTTGGCAAAACAAACAGTGTTAGATCGTGCAGATATTCAAAATGTTAGATTGGATGGATCTCCACTTCAGAAAAATCAAATACATTAAATCCAACCTGGACGGCGAATCACAGATATGTCTTCTATCAGCCTGAGAGTTTGAATGAGAAACTTTATTGCATCGGATGTGTCGGTGTCACTTTGCTCACATCTGATTGGTCCCATTTTGGTTCGAGATCTCTTACCCAGAACAAAACCTGCCATGGAGCTTAAGTTACTATGGCGATGAACACTGCTAAAAGccactttcatggtacctaaaacccaggattggcgcaaactaatctgaaatttacctggctagccagctaatccgGCTTCACTGTACAGGCCTCGGGAGACGAAGGGAGTTCATTGAATAATCTTAGTTGTGTATGTGTTATTGCTCATACTTCGTCTGACCAGTACAAATCTAACCAGTGTTATtataaaactacaaaaacaatgaaaaattaCTGCTTCACAACATCGTCTTGTGACGATAAAAACATCCTCTTATCTCTAACTCTAAAACAAACATCCCTTGAAACCAATGGTCCCTCTAAGCTGCAGAGAACAGACATAAAAATTATTGTagtagtttaaatgagaaataattgcagtgcCCTGGACAACCGCTGTAGAGTTGGAACCGGTGAATGCGGTTTACAGGTTTCGCAGAAAGAGAACGATTGAGCGCGTGTGAGCTGGCCTGAGCGGTAAGAATACTGTCATGTTTGCGGACTAAATACATCAATACGAGAGGCAACGcgaaacaaaaagaaatgtgaaataaaacctcatgttttaatgaaaagttgTGGAATTACACTTGCAAACTCAAAATACCTCAGTACCTCactttaaatagatttttgtgtgtggtggttTCAGGGGtgtttagataactataaaCGAGTTAATgttcacttttcttaaaaatatttagctatcagtttaaatgcttcagtttgttttcactatataataaaacaaatgggagcatttaatctgatataatactgtatatcagtttaaatacttaaatattatattttattatattataatgtaaaccTAATAAAAAATTGATCTCACAAGGGGTTTAGGGCTCCTTGCCACGAAAAATCTTAACCTCCTGGTATATAAAATCTgggaaattcataagcaataaacatgtaattttgatggtttaacactgtctgttgctaataattgactgtacaaaaacacattatggttgtCCCAAACCATCATTGTAACTGTAACATTTGTaactcatattatattattataaagaattgaactgcaggaggacagaaaatatttaatagaatgtcttggtaaagactggtacagttaatacagcaatgtgaaaaaaggtaacctaaaatgtgcttaatttagtgactgaactgcttgttttcaaacatattatttaataaatcactGTTACATCAAgagtcaaataaaatagaaacagcacattaaagttaaatgttagttacatgataaaaccatttttgtgtgtgtgtgtgtctgtgtttacgttcattgtacaggtctgatataaagtatttttttgctcaggtggccaaaatgtgcgctcaacagagaaaagttttgctcagcgagaaaaaaaattagagggaacattgcttGAAACCACACAATCATAGGATTGGAAACCACAGAAAGGAAAtaagtaatataaaatatataaaaacaaaagaaaatgataAATCAAATGACTGCATTAAAgactaatatttttaaatgattattaaattatattaaaaagaaaataacacaACACATGTATGGTTGCTCTCTTAAGGTAACACACATTGAGAATCTATGGACAATTGCCTACTAGTAACCACACACTAATAAATCCATACGCTAGTAACATACACTCatcattttagtgtttttgatACTCTGCAAACACTAAAATCTGAACATTCAAGTTACTATTAGGGATAAGATGccaattttgtccattttttccATCACCCATACATGCAAGAGCATGAGTTGAATATTTTTCTGCAGCATAAGCCTGCAGGCTGTTTTAGACAGCTAAATGGTTCTTTGAACAAACACAAATGACACACCCGAAGTAAAATATCTGCAGCTTAACAGGAACAATCCTGGACTCTTCAGTACTTCCTTGACACTTTTCTACTGCAAGGAACTGAATGTGGGCACTTCATCCCATTTTTCAAATAATGTCCAGTGGTTTAACTTGTCAAAAATGATCTGGAAATGCTTAACTTTGAACTCTGAAGTTTTTGCAGCCCTAAAATGAGACACAAGTTGCTGTGTTGATTTGTTACTGAAGTCTTTCTCCCTCAGCCGGTGGAGAATGAAGGGGACGTGCAGTTCAGGCCTCGCACGGGAAAAGCTGCTGCCACGCCGCTCCTCCCGGAGGTGGAGGCGTATCTTCAGCTGCTGATGGTGGTCTACCTCACCAACAATCAGCGCTACACTGAGGTGAACCATACGTCCGGTTATCAGTCATCTGTGGGAAATGTGAATGAAAATTCACAGGGTTTTATTGTGAATTATGTATATAAAACAGGAATGTCAACGTTAAAGCTATAAAAATCTGAAACATTTATCAAACAAAAATCTGCTGACAGAGCTATTCGATTTCACTGAAGTCCAGCACATTGGGTTTCATGTTGACACTTCAGCTaaacacagaaaacaacattgggagctttttaaattaaatctgatCAATCAAAGAAATTGAAAGATTAATCAATTATCAAGATGTCCAAATGATCAGTAGTCGCAGGCCTAAAATCCTCTGATTTCATCTATAAACCCTGTCCTGCACAGGCTCAGAAAGTCTCGGATGACCTGCTACAGAAGATCGGCTCTCAGAACCGTCGTGCTTTGGATTTAGTGGCTGCCAAGTGTTACTACTACCATTCCCGTGTGTACGAGTTCCTGAACCAGCTCGACGTGGTCCGCAGGTGAGCCGTTTTTCCAAGGTTCAGCTTGGGAAGTTTCATGCAGTTGTGTTGAGATGGTCACTTCTGTTCTTTAATGACCCAGTTTCCTGCACACGCGCTTGAGGACAGCTACGTTACGCCGGGACGCTGATGGTCAGGCCACGCTGCTAAACCTGCTTCTGCGCAACTACTTGCAGTACAATTTATATGACCAGGCTGAGAAACTTGTGTCCAAATCGGTGTTCCCTGAGCTGGCCAATAACAATGAGTGGGCTCGCTATCTGTACTACACAGGTGAGTGAAGGAGTTATGAATTTATGGTCTGAATTCAATTTGACTAGAGCTTTTCACACTGCGTTTAACACCTGGTCATCGTCGTTCTAAACACCGCTTACACGCGCTCTTCTTATTGGCTGTGATTTGTGATTGATTTGTGATAACATCTGGTTAGAACACACATTTTTGGAGTACAATTGGTCATTTCTTTATTATGAAGcttggctgtttttttttttgttgttgttgtttttttgcatgTGTATTCAGACATCATGTTTAGGTTAGTTACTCTCAAATTATCATTTTAATGAgacaaaatatgtaatattattagtaaatggcaaagtaatattgtgacattgttattattattaaattgttggcTGGTTTCAGGACGGATCAAGGCCATCCAGCTGGAGTATTCAGAAGCGAGGAGGACTCTAACAAACGCCCTGCGTAAAGCGCCTCAGCACACCGCCGTGGGCTTCAAGCAGACGGTGAGTGTTCGCCTGTGTCTGTGCTCTCCGCTCTCCTCCTGCTGTTGCGAATCATGACTGTGTGTCCGTCAGGTTCATAAGCTGCTGATCGTGGTGGAGTTGCTGCTGGGTGAGATTCCAGACCGTCTGCAGTTCCGTCAGCCGTCTCTCAAGAGGTCTCTCATGCCCTACTTCCTGCTCACACAGGGTAACTCACCTCAGCCGCTCTCCTCCTGCTTAACATCGGCAGGCAAAGATTGTGTTATGATCGATATGAATCACCTGAACCGCATATAGAATTTAAATCACCATATCACAATCGTAGTTTTAATGAAGTCAGTTGTGCCTCCTTCATATCGACGTCTCAGAGGCCGAAGCGCTTTAGATGTAGTTCAAGAAAGGAGCGAATGCTGAATAAAGTGTATTAATTGTTAAATCTAAAATACCATAcctgacttttttttcaaagtGTGTAATCAGTAACACTACTACTTTAAAATTATGATAATTGTATGTAATCAGTGTAGTTGTGTTTAGCAATCTCCTTCCTAAGATCGGTATCTCAGAATAACAGTGTGCCGTTTCTAAACTTCTGGCCCGTCTAGCGGTGAGAACAGGAAATCTTGCCAAATTTAACCAGGCGTTGGATCAGTTTGGAGAGAAGTTCCAGGCAGACGGCACCTACACGCTGATCATCCGTCTGAGACACAACGTCATCAAAACCGGTGAGTCGTGGAGCTCAGAGTTCTGCTTCTCTCTTTACTTTCCTCCTTTTATAATGAACTAGCGGCTCATTCAGCCTTCCTGCAGTACTGAGCACTGACACCATTCTCTACCGCAGCTTTCAGACACTGACCAATCTTTAATATTTCTTAATGACAAGGATTTTTAGTAATGCTAGAGAATCAATAAATGTGAATGAGAACGGATTCTGTGGAATAAATTTAGAATATGAATGGCTTCGTTTCATTGGTGTCTGTAAGAAGATACCCAAATACTaaattcagtcaaactgactCGACTGAAAATGCTCCAAGGATAATTCTGTGAAATATTTACTTTTTCAGATTTGTCACTTTTTCATATCAGTTAAAGGCTTCATTTAAAGGGGTTCAGTACTGTGGTATCAAAAATCGACAATCAGGAAACgtgttatttatttctaaattagcGAATGACATCAGCTCTTCTAATCAAGATGCAAGAAAGCGGAGCTTGTCTTTCACTGCAGGGCAAAAACAATCCCTCTGGCCGGGTGAGCAGTTCAGATCTGAGGTGATTTCCAGCTTCAGTCCAGCGTGGGTCAGGATGTTGCTTCCAGTGCGACTCTCAGGATAGATGTCAGTCTCTCACCGTGCTCGGCAGGGTCGTGTTTTCCTCAGACGAGGCCCGTGGGATTCAGTTGTGATCTGAAGGGAATATTTGAAGCCTCTCTCCTTGTGTTTGATGGGTCGTCCCTCTCGCAAAAGTCTTCCAGgcaatttgttgtttgattctgGTTTGTTAGTGTGCAGCCCTACAGTCCCTCTGAGATATTCAGTACTATACACCTGTAAAGCTCACGTGTGCATGTCTCTCCACAGTGAAAGTGCTTCGGTTTCATTCTATACCGAAGCGTGCATTTAAACCTTCGCAGGAAAGCGTATCTAACCCTGCTCAGTTTGAGCGTGTGTTCGTTGGCACATTTGGCTGAATGCTAGCCTGTATTTAGGCGGCTGGACGCTTGACGCAGGTGTTTGATGTGTTTCCCGTGTAGGAGTGAGAATGATCAGTTTGTCGTACTCTCGGATCTCTCTGGCGGACATCGCTCAGAAGCTGCAGCTGGACAGTCCTGAAGATGCCGAGTTCATTGTGGCCAAGGTCAGTGTCCAGGTCATCTGACAGCATCACGTCCACACATACAGTGCCACGATCACACTAACTGACACTCTGTATCTCCAGGCGATCCGTGATGGTGTCATTGAGGCCAGCATAAACCACGAGAAAGGTTACGTTCAGTCTAAGGAGACCATGGACATTTACAGCACTCGAGAGCCTCAGCTCGCTTTCCACCAGCGCATCTCCTTCTGTCTGGATATCCACAACATGTCTGTCAAGGTAGGAGAAATGTTATCGTACGGATTGTTTTAAATAGTTGTGTATAAGTTTGTGAAGCCATTCGATTGAATTGCAGTAGTAGTCAAATGTGCGTGTGATCCGCTACGGTTCACTTGAGTGACGTTAACGTAATCCACCCCTTTCTGTGCAGGCCATGAGATTCCCGCCCAAGGCGTACAACAAGGATCTGGAGTCGGCTGAGGTGAGACGGACACACGGTCACTGTGCACAGAAGCTCCGCTGAAACAGCTTGTTGACAGATTGTCTGCATGTGTTGACAGGAGAGAAGAGAACGGGAGCAGCAGGATCTGGAGTTTGCCAAAGAGATGgcagaagatgatgatgatagtTTCCCATGAGTCTGCAGAGCCTCACGTCCTTTTTTCCTCCAATCTTATTCTTTTTTGGTCCCTCATCTTTGCTAACTGCCCGTCTGTTCCTCACAAGAGCTTCAGCTGTGCTCTGATTATAATCCATGAACGTACTGTGTGATGTAACATTATAAACGCATCAGTTCTCCGGTTTTGTAAACTCatggatgcttttttttttttctttttttttttcatcattacATGCATCAGTTTTATACATGTGGTTTGCAGCAATAAATCTCAAGTAAACAATCGTGTCTTGTTAGAAAGTGTTGAAATGAAACGCATCCTCTTGTTTTaccaagtgaacaaaatagacATTCATTTCACTGGCTGAATATGAAGAGGTAGATGGCTGTTAACAGATTATTACAGGAGGAGGAAGCTTGTCTGTTACTGATATACATTTAATCCGGTTTTTTCTTCTGTTTAAATCAAAGGCTTCAGTTAAAAGTGAAATGAGCATTTAACAGATGTATGTTTAGAATGTCAGACAGTGATTTTTCCCATTGGGAAATGCATGTTTTCCACTGGCAAAGAACTATGAATTGTCCAAGGATTTGCGCTTATGTTGAgcgattttatttatataattaattaatgtcCTCCTGACTACCAGCTAATGAGTTTTGTCCTCTGTAGAggacattatattttttatatatttttttaaatgggtctgtcacgtgattaaggaacgactcaacccgaaagactcatgaaaagAACTAATCagttctctttccggctcagactgcattgACTGAGACGGGCACGTTCAAGTTCAAACCGGTGCGCAATATTTTGCTACggttgggttagggttagagataggttttctcttgttttgtgGGTGTGTCAAAAATCTCAGCCCAATCAGCATCAACATGCATATAAACCACGTGGTATTAAAGAGACATCCTGCACACAATGGGTAGGACTGTAACATAAAAGTactatacatatgtatatatattgctATTGTATTTTGGAGTTAAACTTTAATAAACCTTTCTATtctcctctgattatataatggtaaatattacaatatcatagcacaacaacagtgatcagaaataatgataagcctaatactcacaataaaaataatgtcatatagATCATTAGTCTCGGGCGTAAGAAGTGGGTTATCCTACACCTGAAATTCGTCTTTTCAGCCTGAAATGCGAGGCAAATGTTGGTTCACAATAattagaagtttccacaaatcccttccCTCCATTGGGATATTCTCTTTTATTCAGGACTGACGGACATGGCAGTGACTAACTAACATCGAgtgtattttgcagtattaaacacgCATTTATACCGAtttcatcaggctccgaaaattcttcaaaaagaacacaaagaatggccttctcagctgccatagttgcaactcctGCGTCATCAGAACGGGGTGTTCAACGCGCCACagtttccgtttaaaaaacgttttgcaacgttttgtcggggctgaacgcagcccaggtgaactaaccctaaccctaacccttcttttactgtctatgactactactagcagtacagaacctATAGAATATTGCGcatgcgcgactgaacgaatcacccACCCACCCCTTCTCGAGTCACAataaagattcgttcaaaatgaacgaatcgttcaagaacgacacatcaAATACGCACACTTGTGGTCTTTGCACTTGACCACTTGTCTACTTACATGacgtatttcctgtatttgACTCGGGTGGGTTTGAAGACTTGCAAGTGTGTGTAGAACGTTTGATTACCCGGTTAGGCACACTTGTAGTCTTGCAAAAAATGCAAGCATTTACagagctttttaaaaaaatattattttcaatactTTGCTATTGTAAAATAAACTTCTGAATGTCTGCTCAGTGGTCGCTATGTAAATAACAGAAGACACAAATTTAAAATTGTGGTGCTTCTTTAAGTCATAAAAGCAGTTGCAAATGATGTACAAAATACACGCACCCTACACATTTTTGCATCAATAAAAtgtgtaacactttatattttactaccaaattatttgtaatatataattaatttaacagTCAAATGTTTTCCTTGACATCTCGCAATTTCGGGGCATTCCCGAacataatgcatgatgggatacgCTTAGCCTCGAAATTGCGCTCAGAAGCGGTATTCAAGATATTGTGGGTTTAGTGTGCGTTCAGGGGACTTGGGCATTGTTACGACATGGGACAGTCTTGCGCACTTCCTGTCGCgatgatacacacacacacacacacacacacacacacacacacacacacacttcattattagtttattcactatagtttaaaaaggGTAATAGAACATGACAAggtctcagagttaaactgtcagaaaaaaataatctttattatgtcagataacacttaagcaaaacaaacatgATCAGGTCAAAGTGTGAATAATTGTTGGTCCCTAATTTAtgatcaattttactggtagtccactgtataaAGAATTttggggtataatatgtcacagtttactttattttgggatcctcacttacataaatgaactatagtgtcctaaacccactagtaaaaaaataaaaaattatatctagtgtctgaataatttttggtttgaatgtataTACTTTACACAGTGCTAGGTAGATTTTAGGTAATATaatatgactttttttgtttacttttgaCCAAAATTGTCACATAGATTTTAATAAGATTTTTGTATAATATTGatctaaaaatacaaaaagaaataaaatagcCTAGGCTATATTTAATTCTCTACACACAACATAAAgtgcattaaacattattacatcAAGTTTAAACTGGGGTTAGTGAGTAAATGAAAAGCTAACAGTGAACTGGATCAAATACGGTGTTTGTTCACCGTAAACCTGATCTctttattaactattaattatTCAGTTCTTATTAACTATAAGAATTTAAGAAAGGTGAATCAATGACAAAAGCAACTGAATCAGAACACCAGATTTCTCTCATTATGAATAGAACTGAggatttattatcattattgttattattattaaacaaaagTCAAGTACAAACATTTAAGGCATATTTTAACAATCATAGatctgtttttttgtgtgttgatACAGCATTTAAAGAAAGACAAAACATCAGGAGAACACAAAAaagggggagggggggggggggggtcttttaatatttaaacaagtCCAAAAGCAGAAACATATTTTCATGTTGGTAATACTGTTTAgataaaacatttcttataaacTTATTCTTAAactatttgctatttaaactaATACGTTCAATCCAGAGAGATTTCATTTCTGATGGAGAGATGGAGTTCATTACGAACTGTTGAATCATTGTTTTCAGGGGTGTTGGGATGGACTTTATCACGCTGTTGAATTCTCTAACTGGGCACTGGAAACTAAATGTATCACAGAAGTCTCTGTAGAACAACAAATTACCAAAATTATC from Chanodichthys erythropterus isolate Z2021 chromosome 15, ASM2448905v1, whole genome shotgun sequence harbors:
- the psmd3 gene encoding 26S proteasome non-ATPase regulatory subunit 3; this encodes MKEATAKRREKPRADKDVEDVEMKEDEQRAPREQDQLTLDDIKEHVKQIEKAVLGKEPRFVLRALRALPSTSRRLNPNVLHKAVTGFFTSNAASKEFLLSFLEQPVENEGDVQFRPRTGKAAATPLLPEVEAYLQLLMVVYLTNNQRYTEAQKVSDDLLQKIGSQNRRALDLVAAKCYYYHSRVYEFLNQLDVVRSFLHTRLRTATLRRDADGQATLLNLLLRNYLQYNLYDQAEKLVSKSVFPELANNNEWARYLYYTGRIKAIQLEYSEARRTLTNALRKAPQHTAVGFKQTVHKLLIVVELLLGEIPDRLQFRQPSLKRSLMPYFLLTQAVRTGNLAKFNQALDQFGEKFQADGTYTLIIRLRHNVIKTGVRMISLSYSRISLADIAQKLQLDSPEDAEFIVAKAIRDGVIEASINHEKGYVQSKETMDIYSTREPQLAFHQRISFCLDIHNMSVKAMRFPPKAYNKDLESAEERREREQQDLEFAKEMAEDDDDSFP